Proteins found in one Macaca nemestrina isolate mMacNem1 chromosome 4, mMacNem.hap1, whole genome shotgun sequence genomic segment:
- the LOC105474934 gene encoding DNA repair protein XRCC2 — protein sequence MCSDFHRAESGTELLARLEGRSSLKEIEPNLFADEDSPVHGDILEFHGSEGTGKTEMLYHLTARCILPKSEGGLEVEVLFIDTDYHFDMLRLVTILEHRLSQSSEEIIKYCLGRFFLVYCSSSTHLLLTLYSLESMFCSHPSLCLLILDSLSAFYWIDRVNGGESVNLQESTLRKCSQCLEKLVNDYRLVLFATTQTIMQKALNSSEEPSPASRRLCDVDMDYRPYLCKAWQQLVKHRMFFSKQDDSQSSNQFSLVSRCLKSNSFKKHFFIIGESGVEFC from the exons ATGTGTAGTGACTTCCATAGGGCTGAGTCTGGGACCGAG CTCCTTGCCCGACTTGAAGGTAGAAGTTCCTTGAAAGAAATAGAACCAAATCTGTTTGCTGATGAAGATTCACCTGTGCATG GTGATATTCTTGAATTTCATGGCTCAGAAGGAACAGGAAAAACAGAAATGCTTTATCACCTAACAGCACGATGTATACTTCCCAAATCAGAAGGTGGCCTGGAAGTGGAAGTCTTATTTATTGACACAGATTACCACTTCGATATGCTCCGGCTGGTTACAATTCTTGAGCACAGACTATCCCAAAGCTCTGAAGAAATAATCAAATACTGCCTGGGAAGATTTTTTTTGGTGTACTGCAGTAGTAGCACCCACCTGCTTCTTACACTTTACTCGCTAGAAAGTATGTTTTGTAGTCACCCGTCTCTCTGCCTTTTGATTTTGGATAGCCTATCAGCTTTTTACTGGATAGACCGTGTCAATGGAGGAGAGAGTGTTAACTTACAGGAGTCTACTCTGAGGAAATGTTCTCAGTGCTTAGAGAAGCTTGTAAATGACTATCGCCTGGTTCTTTTTGCAACGACACAAACGATAATGCAGAAAGCCTTGAACTCGTCGGAAGAACCTTCTCCTGCCTCTCGACGCCTGTGTGACGTGGACATGGACTACAGACCCTATCTCTGTAAGGCATGGCAGCAACTGGTGAAGCACAGGATGTTTTTCTCCAAACAAGATGATTCTCAAAGCAGCAACCAATTTTCATTAGTTTCACGTTGTTTAAAAagtaacagttttaaaaaacatttttttattattggagAAAGTGGGGTTGAATTTTGTTGA